The window TACGGACCTATCCCATAATACTAACCCTCCGCCCATAGATTTTCAGAGGTGGGCCCTGGTTCCCCGCTAATAACCAACTAAAAACTGCCACGTATTCCTAGCCCAGTAACATCCCGTAACCAGTCCGTTGATGTAGCATTGCTCATCACTGCATGGGTGCGCTAGAGCAGAGGATCCTAACCCCACCCCACTATTAGTAGTCACTCCTGCGTGCGGCACGCCCGAAAGGGAGCAACCAAAAGGAGCCTGAAATGTTACTCTTGCTTGCCCAACTCAAGTCAACCATATAGCTAGCTAAAATGGTTCTCCAGTCAGCTATAGCTGCCTAGCGAGCTCAGTTCCACATCTCCATCTGTCTCTCTGTATTTGCCTCCAGAatccatctatatatatatatatatcgcatTCGAGCTAAACAACCCTTCATCCAAACAAGCAAAGGCAATACCAAAGCTAGCTACGCCTACGAGAGTTGAAGAAACCAACAATGACGCCGCTCGCACCCCCGAGGCCAGCAGCCTACCTCCTAGCCCTTCTCTCCGTCGTTGCCGCGGCCCTGTCGCTGGCCGCGCCGGGCATGGCGGCGGGGAAGACCGGCCAGGTGACGGTGTTCTGGGGACGGAACAAGGCCGAGGGGTCCCTGCGCGAGGCCTGCGACTCCGGCATGTACACCATGGTCAGCATAAGATGATAACCCCCCAGTTCGTGTGCCTTTGATCATAAGCCCCcctttgtgtcactgacatgtggggccccccTTTGTGTCACTGACATATGGGGTCCGGTCCCATATGTCAGTGACACAAAGGGGGGGCTTATGATCAAAGGCACACGAACTGGGGGGGTTATCATCAAATGCCCCGCATGTCTTTCCTCGACGTCTTCGGCGCCAACGAAAAGTACCACCTCGACCTCTCCGGCCACGACCTCTCCGCCGTCGGCGCCGACATCAAGCACTGCCAGTTCAAGGGTGTCCCCGTCTCCCTCTCCATCGGCGGCTACGGCACCGGCTACTCGCTCCCGTCCAACCGCTCCGCGCTCGACCTCTTCGACCACCTTTGGAACTCCTACTTCGGCGGGTCCAAACCGGGCGTCCCCCGCCCCTTCGGCGACGCGTGGCCCGACGGCGTCGACCTCTTCCTGGAGCACGGCACGCCGGCGGACCGCTACGACGTGCTGGCAATCGAGCTGGCGAAGCACAACATCCGCGGCGGCCCGGGGAAGCCGCTGCACCTAACGGCGACGGTCCGGTGCGGGTACCCGCCGGTGGCGCATGTGGGGCAGGCGCTGGCGACGGGGATCTTCGAGCGCGTGCACGTGAGGATCTACGAGGAGAGCGACAAGGCGTGCAACCAGTACGGGGCGTGGGAGGAGGCGTGGGACAGGTGGACGGCGGCGTACCCGGCCACCCGGTTCTTCATCGGGCTCACCGCCGACGAGAAGTCCTACCAGTGGATACACCCCAAGAACGTCTACTACGGCATCACGCCTGTGGTGCAGAAGAAGGACAACTACGGCGGGGTCATGCTCTGGGACCGATACTTCGACAAGCAGAGCGACTACAGTAGCTACATCAAGTACTACGCCTGATCGGAGCTATGCTTCCACAAGCCACGCTTGCATCATCTCTCCGTCGATTAGATTTTGATGTGTTGTTGCAAACTTGCAAGCAAGAATAAAGTGAGGCTTGTACTTGGATAAATAATTGAACAGTTGGTCATACAGTTATGGTTTTGTTTTTTTTaaacttctgatctattcatcaactaatacaaagaacaccagaagtaaaaaatacattcaggtccgtagaccacctagcgacgattacaagcactggagcgagccgaaggcgcgccgccatcatcgcccctccctcttCGGAGCCGGGCaaatcttgttgtagtagacagtcgggaagtcgtcgtgctaagaccccataggaccaACGTACCAGAACAGCAATCGCCGCagatgaagagaagcgtagatcaGAAGTATCCAACTTGTAAGGACACGAACTCAGacgaacgaagaccggatccaCGTGGATCCACCGAAGACCAAGGTTGGAAAAAACGGTAggtgtaagcgaggcggttggccttcgcctagtgcctaggcggtgcctaagcgccctaggcgcggcctaggcggtaatatagtttttacccatagtgtatttgtgattattttGGGTGTTAGATATTAGTTtaaggcatataaataagttaactaCCATCTACtaccattggaatataacccgtttggcatattagtgcagtatgtggcatgatttcttgcttgcataggcaattccttgcttaccctgcctagacctccatttatgccctaggcgaggcgtttggccattgcctagcgcctaggcatgcctaagcgcctcctaggcactgccttttccaaccggAGACAAACCTCCACCCTCCCTCCGATGCTAGAAACACCACCGGAACGGGGCCTAGGCGGGGAGGACGTTATTCCATCTGCAGAGAGCCGCCTCCGCCTCGCATCTCTGAGTAAGacacaaactctaacaaaactcaaAAAAGCATCAGAAAACGGAGCCCTTTCGccggcaagggccgagatccaccaATCCTCCATGGCCCTAAGACCACAGGAGACGAGATAGACCGACGACAATGCCGGCTGAATGTGGAAGAAACCGTAGCAGAAGGTGTACGGTAGGAGCGGCGGCCGCCCGGTCATAGTTATGGTTTAATTATCAACTCCATGATTTTAATGTTTGTGTTTTTAACTTTTTATTTGTAAAATTAGAGTCTTTCAACAAACATGATAGTCCCTCAACAGCAAATGCAGGAAGAGATACGAAAAGAGTGGATCCCGACGAATTCCTCTAGtccgtttataaaattctgaaactgATCATCATTGAAGAGAACTGAGAACTGAGAACTAGAAAAGACACACATCATCACCGATGAAATCCAAGCAGAACAAAAACTCAGTTTCGTCATGATAGCCTTCAGATAATCCCTATCCAAACGGTCATCAATTTTCAATGCATAACACATGTTCTTCTTTGCTTTATTAGTGTATAAGCACTCAAAAATCAGAATAATATTATTAATAAGTCTGCCCGAGACAAAAACAGACCGTTCCATAGAATTGACCTCCAATAATAAGACTTTGAACCCATTAGCAAGCACCTTTGCGGCACCACCTTATAAATCACATCACACAAGCTAATGGATACGGTCTAAATTGCGACAAAAGAGTTGGTTAGTAATCTTGAGGGTGAGTACAATGATATTTTTCTTAATTACCTCCAAACTATCCTCTCCCCTTTGTATTTTTTAAGGCGAAAATCACTATTTCGACCCTTTAATCAAAGATTAGCGTGATTTGATCCTAATTCGAACCATGCCGTCTTCCATGCAACACAAACGCCATGGTGAATAGCGTCATCAAAAGGGTTAAATCCTGAAAAAAGTTTCTAATTAGGATCAAATTATGCTATAATTAATAAAGGGTTTAAACAGTGATTTTCGCCACCGTATCTTTTCTTATCTTTATAAAAAATGCGGCGCCGTGCGTAGGTCAACCAAGGCTGCTAAGCGCGGGTGGGCCGGTCCAAGCTGGTGGCTAGTGCGGGCATGCTGGCGTGTGATGAACATGCACCTCCGACTGAAGCAGCACATGCAGATTTGTTGATATTTCTTTTTTTGGAAAAGGTCCCAAGAGAAAAGGAGCACACGTGCACGAGAGCCTTCGAGGCTTCGGCAAGAAAACATATGCATGTGTGTCATGTGTGACGTGTGCTTTTGCTTGGAAGATGATACTCGGTTTGTTATGTGCTTGCTTGCTTGTACCCTGTTTTGTTCCAATGAAGTGATCTGGGGGCAGAGCAGGTGCGTATGTGGCTGATTCTGCACATGGCCAGTGCCAGCTGGCTTTGGGCTTTTTTTTGCCGGATAGCAAGCTTCTGGGTGATGGAGTGAGTTTTGCAAAATTTGGACGAAACCATCACAGGCCAAATAAGTTTGTGTGCCTCTGATGCATTTAGAGCAACTCTAACGCCCTGACCCAAATCGAACGGcgtttttgtttgttttttgtacGTTTGGACCGGCCGCTTGCCCGCCGTCCGTCTCGTTTCAGATTTGAGTCGGCAGTGCGTCCAACGCACCGACCCATATGTGCCGGCGTGGTTGGCTGACCGCCCTTTTTCAACAAATAGCATAAATTTTGCATTATTTCACACAACTTCCGCATTATTTCACAAGCAAATATATAGTCCACAAACCAAATAAATAGCATAGTTTGAACCAACTAAAATAGCATAGTTTTACAACCCGGATAAAAGTAAAATtgtctcacatagttttgcaagcCGAATGAAATAGATACatatattggttgccaacatgagtctacatatgctcaaccaaatcagttTGCAGTTGCATGagagtttcccaatcacgcatgtcaTGATGAAATTATGTGAATTGTTCAAACGTTGTcgctcctccatgctcaggcacaatattctcaccctgaaactgaaacccttgatcgtaGAGCCGTTTCGGGCACtcatcttctacgatcatattgtgcatgatcacacaagcagtcatcacctctcacagtttctgcgtgctccaagtattaccaggataccgaacgatgccccatcgagattgcaaaacaccaaaggcacgctcgacgtccttcctagcactctcttgctcttgggcaaatcttttcctcttctctcggacagggttggggattgtcttcacaatagtggtccactgtGGATAGATGTCATCACCcaggtagtatcctttgtcgtagttgtggccgttgataGTAAAGTTCACCGATGGGTTGTTGCCTtcagcaagcctagcaaacaccggcgagcgctaaagcacgttgatatcattgtgtgatctggCCATGCCAAAGAAAAAGTGCCAGATCTAGATATCTTGAGACGCCGCggcctcaagtatgacagtgcaagccctgacatggcccttatattgcccttgccaagctgaagggcagttcttccactcccagtgaatGCAGTCTATGCTGGCAAGCATCCTTGGGAAGCCCatgctggcattcatcgccaacaaatgGGCTGTATCTTCAGGAGTCGGCTCTTTCAAGTACCCTGGAccaaacacagcaataacaaccttgcagaacttatacagagagtctaggcatgtagactcgctcatacgaaCGTACTCGTCAAttagatcaccgggcactccgtatgcaagcattcagATGGCGGCGGTGCATTTTTtataagaggagaaaccaatctttccaacggcatcctctttgcactcgaaatagtcatcatagccgaccaccccctctctaatacggttgaaaagatgcctactctTACGAAAATGGCGGCGGAATTTATGATGTTTCAACAACGGGTTTGTtgtgtcaaagtagtccttccaaagaaggaaatgtcTGCTCTCTCGATTGCGATTCAATGtcggaaggtggcccggaatggagccacggaaTGTCGGGCGCTGgctattgaggtggtgatggaccaacacggcagtcaagatctcctcctcatcatcggacgaggaatcgtcggagtcgcaaaggaaattgtgaaaaaagaacCCGTCGGCGGAGTCCAATTtataccttggcaaactgtcgaacaactGGCAAGCGTCGACGAAGGAGACAACCGGCGAAGGGAGTCGGCGTCCAGTTAGCTGCCCtgccggcgtccgacgagcgtgtCGGCATCCGACGAGCGTGTCGTTGTCTGACGAGTGTGCCGGTGAGGATCTGGCCGGGGCAGCGAGGCGGCTTCTTGGCCGCAGTCGTGGCTGTGTCAGGGAAGCAGGGTGTCACGCCccatatgtgaccctatcctaaaggaacttgaaggtcccaccaaggatagaagcacatattggagacacttttgcatggtggatatcattacatcgtaccattacataatagttggggatacatacaagaggcatataaagccacacgaatacaacaacatcatacataagagcatcatccaactacagatgaaacacaaacagaaactcaaacgacatccaccctgctaggccaggctgccgaccaggaacctatcccctgaacgacgaagtagaagaagaacttaaaacaagcaagcatcactctcgcgtcatgatcatcgcataacctgtacctgcaacttttgttgtagtaatctgtgagccatgaggactcagcaatcccattaccacgggtatcaagactagcaaagcttaatgggtatgaaaaggataagtggtgaggttgcagcaatgactaagcatatatggtggctaacatacgcaaataagagcgagaagagaagcaacgcaacattgagaagctagaagtgatcaaggggtgatcctgaaactacttgcgttcaaacgtaacacaaaccgtgttcatttctcgacccactcgaaaagagaccatcacgattacatacacggttgggtattttaattcgaatctggtgtcaagttctctacaaccggacattaacaaattcccatctgccacataaccgcgggcatggctttcgaaagtttataccctgcaggggtgtcccaacttagcccattataagctctcacgaccaacgaaggatattccttctcccgggaagacccgatcagtttcggaatcccggttacaagacatttcgacaatggtaaaacaagaccagcaagaccacccgactgtgccgacaaatcctgataggagctgcacatatctcgttctcagggcacaccggataagctaagcgtacaagtaccaacataacccaagttgccaagggatggtcccgcacggtgctctagtttggaccaacactcagaggagcactggcccggggggagggggataagatgaccctcgggcttcggaaacccaagggaaacaggcttaggtggcaaatgttaaatccaaggttgggccttgttggaggagttttattcaaagcgaatcgtcaagggggtcccatacacCCGgcagcgtaaggaacgcaaaatcaaggaacataacaccggtatgacgaaaactaaggtggcaagaaaggaacaaaacaccaggcataagaccgagccttccaccatttactaagtatataaatgcattaattaaataagagatattgtgatatcccaatataatcctgtccatcatggagcaatcttcgacttcacctgcaactaacaacgctataagaggggctgatcaaagcggtaacgtagccaagcaacggtttgctagaaagggtgaaaaggttagagacaGACATGACAATCtaggaggcttgatcaacaagagatatgtagcgcgacatagcgatagaacgaagcaactagcatagcaataatagtagtgagattcagggtgatggtcatcttggctgaaatcccgctaggaagaagaacgagtccatgaagaagacgaatggacgaAGACGAACCAcgcgtagtcaaacgaatcctcacggtcgcaacgaaacaGAAACTACCGAGaaaaagcacaaccggaaagaagcaaacaacatgataaacacacaatacataaacatgacatggtgctcaaccaagtatgatgcatgacaaaggctatatgatgctactcatggcaagatatgatgcatacaagaacaacatatgcaagcaagtttaaatgaggccggaaacaacatataacaaatccggtaagtcctcatatgcaaatttcgaaattagtacagatctgaataaaccttatgttcaagttgttaaacagcaagttaagatgcatcaagatgatctacacgaaattctagtcaagtttcatataaagttcatttaattcggagctacggtctaaaagatatgagcaaaacaagtcaaacatgacattgatgcaaaatacattcaaacatcaagcaaacactctcaaaacatggatgcaacatgataagatgaaactacatgcaactctaagcaagtttcatatagagcatgctcaaaacggagcaacggtgcaacacatacattccaaacaagttataacaacaatctgcccaaaacagcaagtaggcactttgcaaacatcaaaacaacatgccacAGGAAACTTATGAGCACAAAtttgacatgcacttcatgtaaagataacatacttcaaatatcattaaaggtttaggttcataggcatcaagattaaaccaatatgatcaatgcaaaatgcaactttataacacaataGCATAAGCATGAGCAGAGTTAAtgtgatggcaacttgagagcaagaaagagacaagctacagcaagtatacatagcaaccaagggcatggcatcaaagtacaaATAACAAAGAGAAAATAGCATCATAGCATCATATACAAaaggctcatggattagtgggaaccaacatgacaagactgaaagttgaaacagtttcagcaaatgtaaaacagcaacattatgatagcatatTTGCAAGTAAACATGGGCAAacgccgggccgggccgggtttcgggccaGGCTTTTAAAAGCCtgaccttcatttctcaagcccgagcccggcccgaagcccgaaatactccttgtcttcaagcccaagcccggcccgaaatgaagcccgaagcccgaaagcccggctcGAACGCTATTTTTCAGTGTAcgcacgtgcaagcccggcccgaagcccgaaagcccggcccgaaatacATGAAAagtgaagcccgagcccggcctgaaCTATCTTCCGGGCTGCAAAacaaggcccgagcccggcccgaacgtcAAGCCCGGCTCGGCCCGACCCGGTTCGTCAGGCCGGGCTGTCCATGCCCGGGTCtatttgcaagcatggaacagaggcatatgatcTTCAAAATTAGCAAACCTGGCATGTGAACAAAATACTCATAGAATACTACAattcatgtaattggagcatctccagaagaggcacggatcactcaataacaagctcacaacatagcatcatgaagttaacaggaatctggaacattatataagcatgttcatagcaataaaaacatatgctacaggacatatataggGCATCAAGAGGCATGgaatgatagagcatatcataggcaacaaaacatctcaactaagcatctccagattatgcatggattaattggtagaatcaagcaaacatgtcaacatgatatagcagtttcaaCATTGACAGAAAGTTAACAACAAGTGgctcacttcacaagcttgatgcactcactacagagcatataaaaatacatggattgcacccctgtaaatatggcataaaCATGCTCCTAAaacagacatcatgctcataggatgcacacacaaaatgcaacgaaaatgacaaaacaacaagttataacagttttcagtagttaatagcaacatgcacttttgcaacatggATTAATATAttaagatgcaccctaacatgaatgcaaagcacaccaacatgtagagcacaaagagcagaacatgtgcatatcaagatcatcatcaaagcatcaaCAGAGACAAAGTTGTGACATTCACAAGATGCACAaatgatgttaacaatcagcagattccagcagtaaccatcatatagcactcttgcaacgatgattagggcatcaagatggaatcaaacaagcatgtcacaatggaatgaaatgtagagaatctcacaatgaacattttgatatattatgcatgcaaaacgAATCTACGGTCAgagagttatggcatgttgaacagggcaCCAGAACGCTGAAAATTAGGGACCTGGAAGAATTTTACCCTCGCGAAAAACTGGACGGGACggagcgggacgaggagatccgggcgcaGCAGGGAAtttggatcgggggagtggtggatctcatccacctccccggatccgGCGCCGGCGAGAGCTCCGGTGAGGGGGAGGCCGGCGAGGGGCGCGGGATGGCAGAGTAGGTCGGGGACGGCGCGGGGCCGCGGATCCCGGCGAGAAGCgagggccggcgaggcggcggagatcgGGCAGCGGTCGGCGctgaggcggggcggcggcggcggcaggcgggacCCGGCGGGGCGGCGAGCCGCGGGTCGACGCGAAGGGCACGGGGCAGCGCCCGCGGGGAGCGGCGGTGGcgagatgggccccgcgggccggttGCGGGTTGCGGCGGGCCGCACTGTGGGAGGCGCAGGGAGGGCGACATGGCGGCTCCTGATTGGAGCGGGCAACGTGGAGGCGGGGGTGGACGAGTCCGGTGGCGgggggacatgtccggcgggcgagagggagggtttgatctagggtttgccTGAAATTTCGAGGGAggggactaatttataggtagagggagctaggagagtctaaatagggtgcggttttcgcccacacgatcgtgatcgaacgacggagagcatggaggggagttagatgggctaggtgggctgtgtgaaagggtgttgggctgcaagagaaaagaggatttcggttaactcggttaaccgttggggcatcaaacgacctccaaatgaaacgaaatttgatgggcggtctaccggtgatataccaaggtcactcggcaaatctcgacccattccgagaactttttcggCGGATCACAAAACCAAGGACTAAGGGGTGCCGTAGGCGCGCACGAATGgggttgggctcagaatggacagcaGAGAGAACTGGAAGGATCCGGACGGATGCAAATTtgaaaaaacatgcagatgcaatgcagatgatgacatgacaaaatgcaacacgcaagcaaatgacatggcaacaacgacgaataactggaagacacctggcgcatcgaattcgaGGCGTTACACAGGGGTGGGGTGCTTTTGGTTCCCCGGTGGCAAGACGGCTGTGGCGGGCTACGTCGGAGGTGGCAGCATTGTAGAGGGGATGTTGCGGCGCCAGCAGAGGCACCAGAAAAATGGGCGCCGGCTTCGGCGACAAAGGAGGCGGGCGAGGGTTTCCTGTTGGAATGGGAGAGGatggccaatgtgccaccgaccagcgggccaGGGAAAGGAGTAGGCGGTCGCGCGCGCGTCCGTTTCATGTCCAcaccgacgcaaatccggctcaaaaatgaaCCGAGAATGAGTCAGCAAGCGGACAAAAAACGGACGAGCCTCTGTTTGGGTCCGCGCGTTGGGCTGACTTTTCTGTccacgccgacccaaacggacgcccgcagacgaaatgggtcgccccgttggagttgATCTTACCTCTCGGCAAATCATTGAAGTGTTAAAAAAAAGCAAATCATTG is drawn from Triticum dicoccoides isolate Atlit2015 ecotype Zavitan chromosome 6B, WEW_v2.0, whole genome shotgun sequence and contains these coding sequences:
- the LOC119325272 gene encoding xylanase inhibitor protein 1-like, which produces MTPLAPPRPAAYLLALLSVVAAALSLAAPGMAAGKTGQVTVFWGRNKAEGSLREACDSGMYTMVSMSFLDVFGANEKYHLDLSGHDLSAVGADIKHCQFKGVPVSLSIGGYGTGYSLPSNRSALDLFDHLWNSYFGGSKPGVPRPFGDAWPDGVDLFLEHGTPADRYDVLAIELAKHNIRGGPGKPLHLTATVRCGYPPVAHVGQALATGIFERVHVRIYEESDKACNQYGAWEEAWDRWTAAYPATRFFIGLTADEKSYQWIHPKNVYYGITPVVQKKDNYGGVMLWDRYFDKQSDYSSYIKYYA